The genome window gtcAGCCATCCAGCCATTTCCACTACAGTTTACATTGTCAAAGACTTGAGTAAGTAAAGTAGCAAATACAATACTCAACAACTCACCCGTTTATACTTTCAAAGCAGGTGCGACCACTCTTTCAATAGATCCGCATCTATTCACATAAATCACCAAAACTTCAAACAGTTGCTAAACACATTAACGCTAAATACCATTAGACACAATCCCATCCTCCCCCCCGTATTGATTCTGATACCGATGTCAATTGCCATTCCCTGTCAACCCTCATGGACTGGTGCAACAGTTAAGTTAAACAGAAACACGCACGACAACTACGCCAACTCCAACTCTCGAACTCTCGAATGCTATAGCAAACTAATTGCCCGAAGTTAGTTGCTCATCAAATTGCCGCATCATTTTACGCAGATTTTTATCGCACATCGAATGTCTGCCACAGCAGCTgaaccagcagcaacagcagttggcCAGTTGACCAGGcccagacccagacccagacccagCTAACCGAACCAAAAAGTATCTAATGCGTTTCCTGTGTTACAGCCATGTTCTGATGTCTGATGTGTTTGTTGCCTGTGTATCTGGCAAtgtctatctctttctctgtgtatTTCTATACCCTACGTCATGCGGGCAAAGGAATTTAAGGactgaaattaaaacaacacaaaagtATCTGCAAACATTTGTAGTTAGTAAAGTATCTTTGGGTAGAGCATTGCCAGTTCGttgtgctgctgtttgctgggATTCTCATGTAACATTGTAATTTGGCATGGCATTGACGCGAACGCTTATCAGCACATGACTCCAATAAATTCGTTTTTGCCGTTTTCGGCGCTATCTCACTTAGCACAAGGACTGAGGCGCATTTAACCCATGTAGCCTTAGCCCAGAGGGAAGCAGGGAAACGGGGGGCGCAACTGTAACATAGCACGATCTCAATCCATAGTTTGTTTGTCTGCCAATGCGCAGCAATTGAGTTTTTACGCATTTCGACAAAAAGGCTCCAAGAAGGAGGATGCGAAAACTGTGGCCGCCAGCTCTCGCTTTGGGCTGTCAGCTCCATGGTTTGTGTCAAGGACTTTTCTGATTCCTCTtacttctactttttttttgggtattttcGTGTGTTTTGTGTGGGAGAGACAAatctgcttttgtttttatctgATTCCATTGCGTATTTAGCTGCAGCGTCTTATCCTGGTGGGAATGCGTACATTTGTATGGCGTCCAAAGTCGGATTAGTATTTTGTGGAGAGCACAGGGATGGTAAAGGCAAACGTTGGGATATTTGTAACTTTAACGGGCATTctctcaaaataaaaatgcacgTCATTAATTTGAGGCAATTGCCGCGGCAGagttgaaattttgtaattattacgATGGGGCCACAAAAGTGCTATAAAAGCCGCCGAGCGCCAATAATGTTAATTGAGCTACATTTCAGACGCAATTAGTAGACAGCAATTTGACCAAGTTggccaaacaaataaaataaaaatgaaatacattcATGGCTGGGTGGCTCTTCAATGTTTGTCCACGGGGGGAAGTATAGCTGAGCAGCACCAATTCCGCCTGtaattttgtaaaacaaaGTAGCTGATATTCTAGGAGAGCGAAGATACTTACTCTGTGAAATGGGGTTTGCAGTGATTCCAATTCTCGATCAAGTTGCTGAACAGCGAATGCAGAAATATGCGCATTAATATCAACTCGACGGAGAGATCATAGTGCAACTGATTGTGGCAACGCATCGGCACCAGATATCGCAGTCTGGCTTGGGTGTGATTCATCATGGCTTGCACCTTGGCGCCAAAGTGTTCGTTGTCCACTTTGCACATCTTCACCTGCTCGTGACGCTCCAGGCAGATGCCAAAGAATTCGATGGCCTTCTGCTGGAAACTCTGAAACTTCTGCACCTCGCTGGTCATCTTGCCGAGACATTCGTTTAGCTGGCCACGCATTGCTTCCAATACTTTGATTTGACTGCGTGTTGTTTGCAAATGTTGCATCAACTTCTGTAACTGGCACTTGAGCACACAGTTGCTGCGTCGAAgttgcagcaactgctgctggtTGGGCGTACGAAAGGATTCGTCCTCTAGAGGAATGGGATACTTTTGCTCACATGGATCTGGAGGTGTTATTAGCAACTTGCTGCGCAAAAGCAGCAACCGCCCTTTGATGGACTCCAGTTCATCGTAGGCCAAATCGTAGTCGGGCTCTTCAGCTGCGAAATGTGTGTCTTCATTGCTTTCAGTGATTTCAGCTTCCTCTGCGACTATTACGCCGGGGGCGTGGCACTTGCCCTTGTACCAAGAGTCTAAATTTCTATAATCCATcacgaaaaaacaaaaacttgaactcgaactcgaactcgaactaaATTGTGGGTGATTAAATGAATCTAAATATGAATTGTTGACAGCAACTGCTGAGATCGTAAAATCAAATTCCATTTTCTACTTTCCCCCCTTTAATTGAGTTAAACAAATCTGTTTTCGCTCGTTTcactttcaattaaataaacaactttTCTCCATCCTTTGATGCCTTTGCCTGCTGTTATGGCATTTTAACCCCTAATTTATTAATGACTGCCGGCATTCGTCAGCGCAACGACAAGGACTCAAAAAgttcatatttcaaaaatggCTGCTtagcaagcaacagcaacagccaaaaaAGGATAAAGGATAACAGAAGGGTTGGCAGACGCTGACACGCCGACGAAATTATTGGGTACCATTTGATTAATGACACTTGCGGCCCCAAACGCTAGAGGATGGGATGGTAGGAGGAACGCTTTAAGCTCGAATCGTTTTAcccaaaaaattgttgtttgcctgcacaaaatatttgcacagaAAGTTTCACTTTTCGCCGAGTCTTGTCACGTGCAGCGTGTGCAGCCTGTGCAAACTATTTCATCGCATATATCCAAGAGCCCAATTCCCCACCCCCTGcatatccatatccatatccatGACGatgtctctctcgctctgtttGGTGGGGTGGAAACAGCTTCCCCGAAGTGGAGTAAGAAAATTTCTGCATGCCGTTGCGCATTGTGACATGGCAGATGAATTTGTCGGAACATGTGTTCCTCCAGCTGTGGCATTGACACAACTCCTCGACTGCCTGCTGACTGCCTTCTGCCGCTCTGTCTGTCATCTGAATTTCAGGGCAAGTGGAACTGATAcagataaattaaatttcgtttGCCAGTCCAGGAAGATGTACATTGAACTTGCATGCCAGCACGAATTTTGATTCCTGTTCAACTTCCCACACTCTGTCTCCTTCTCCTCTGTGTCTGTCATGTATTAGTTTCTGTTTATTGACGATTGTGCTAAGAAGGAACGGACGGGGGAACAAGTTCAACGTGTGGGAGCGCCAGGTTATTGGCATTATAAACACGTATCCCGAAATGAGAGCAAAGCGTGTTGCATATTGCTTTAATAACAACGTACAAAATTGGTTTATTTGTGGCCTTAACGGGTGCTGTGATATGTTTTCAATGGTTTAGcttttgaaatatgtataatcAATAGCTCATGGGGGAGATAACTACACATATAAAGGTAGCTAGTTGTGTTGCCAATAACAATGTTGCAAGAAATTGTATAGGAATTTCAactacaatattattatttatttttaacaatttgttaGAGTATGATATTTATTGTTAGTAAAAAGATGATTTGTAgcttgttattatttaatttcgaaataaaGTATGcgaaatattttggtatttattcacaagtttaaaaataaagttaaatgcAAATCGCCGATCTGTTTGTTTGAGAGAATATTGCAACTTAAAAATCTTGTACATTTGGAAATAGTATAGCAATTTAAGCTGTTAATTCTTATTTCAAGAAATTTGTAagaatgtttaatatttaataaaagagTATGCCGAATAGTTTTTAATTCAGctatagttttaatttataaattaacaaGAAAGAAACCTACAGTAGAatacggtattattcttaatatttttttttt of Drosophila nasuta strain 15112-1781.00 chromosome 3, ASM2355853v1, whole genome shotgun sequence contains these proteins:
- the LOC132790050 gene encoding uncharacterized protein LOC132790050, whose amino-acid sequence is MDYRNLDSWYKGKCHAPGVIVAEEAEITESNEDTHFAAEEPDYDLAYDELESIKGRLLLLRSKLLITPPDPCEQKYPIPLEDESFRTPNQQQLLQLRRSNCVLKCQLQKLMQHLQTTRSQIKVLEAMRGQLNECLGKMTSEVQKFQSFQQKAIEFFGICLERHEQVKMCKVDNEHFGAKVQAMMNHTQARLRYLVPMRCHNQLHYDLSVELILMRIFLHSLFSNLIENWNHCKPHFTERNWCCSAILPPVDKH